From the genome of Hyphomicrobiales bacterium:
ATTCATCCTACGCGACGATCAAGCGCACGATCAGCGGATTAACTTCTGCAACCGCCACTTATACATCGGCGCAACAAGTGGTCGATTTCGGCAGCAATCAGGAAACTCTATACCTGCGCGTCTATCAGTTGTCGTCTGTGGTCGGGCGCGGCTATCCGTTGCAGTCATCGTTAGCTATGATACTGAGCAATGATGCCTTCGGATTAAGCGTCGTCCTGGCGATGCACATGGACGGCACGAATGGCTCGACCACCTTCACCGATCTGCGCGGGCATGTCGCCACGGCCAACGGTAATGCGCAAATCACGACAAGCTCGCCGAAATACGGCACGGGCAGCGCTACATTCGATGGGTCTGGTGATTACGTTGTAATTCCGGATGCTACAGACTTGGAGCTTGGGTCGGATAATTTGACCATCGAGTTCTGGATCAAGACGACCCAGACGCTTTCGTATGCCTGCCCGCTTGGGCGCGATGACGGATCATTCCCGTCTGGCGCATGGGCAATTCTGCTCAACGGCAATGGATCAGGCTCAATCCAGATGTGGAACGCCAGCTATTCTACAGGGTCAGCACTTCTGACTTCAACTTCTGCCGCCGCAGTCAATGATGGCAACTGGCACCATATCGCAATCACCAGAAACGGGGCGGCATGGAACATCTGGGTTGATGGTAGTTCGGTTGCCAGCAATACATGGAGTGGTGCGGTTGTAAATCTCAACCTAGATTTGAATATTGGCCGCGATCCAGGGTATTCACGAGATTTCGCCGGTCAAATTGATGACTTGAGAATAACAAAGAGTTGCCGCTACACCGCCACATTCACGCCGCCCACAACCGCATTCGATGATCCATGAGGATGAACAATGTCTAACTCTACAACCAATATTGACGGCATCGTACAGGGTCAAGGGTCGCAAGACCTTGCCGCCAATGCCGTATTCGACGCCGCCTCTCCGGCAACTCTATACGGGCGGCGCGCATCGACCTGCTCTGGTATAGCGTGGGGATATTACGGTGGAAACGTGTTGCTAAATGGCGTACTGACGCAGATTGCTAACGGCACAATTACGCTTACCGCCTCGACGACGAATTATATTGAAGCCAACCCAACGACGGGCGCGGTGTCGAAAAGCGTCACCGGCTTTACCGCAGGGCAGACGCCGCTTTATACCATAGTCGTAGGCACCGCCACCGTAACCAGCTACACCGACCACCGGCTGGCCGTTCCAGATCATCACGGGTTGCTGGCGAAGGCGCTGGCGTCTGATGCAAATTACACGCTGACGCAGGCAGAGGCGAGAAACCATATACTGCAATTTACCGGAACGCTTACTGCGACAAGAAATATGGTGCTGCCGCTGATCCCGCGCCAATGGACGGTCTATAACGGAACCGGGCAATCGCTACAGTTTATCGGCGCATCAGGAACCGGCATCACGGTCGCCACGACCAAGCGGGCAATCATTTACTCGGACGGAACGAACGTCGTGCGGGTTACGGCGGACACGTAAAAGGTTTCACAGCATCCCGCCCATAGAGGCGAGAAGGGAAAAGCATGACCGACCACGAACTTATCGCCAACCTCCATCGGCGGATGGATTCTCAAGACCGGCTATTGCTGGAAATCGACCGAAAGATCACCAGCCACATGGCGGAATCAGACTCCATAAAGCCGGCGCTTGAGGAGCTGGTGGCGCTGTGGAAAGGGTCGAAAATCCTGATTCCGATCATGGCCGGTGCTGCCGCAATGATTTGGGCGGTTATAGCCTGGGCGAAAGACCACCTTAAATGACCAGCTACGACAACACGCTAAAGAATCCGAACGTACAGGCATTCCTCGCGCTGATCCGCTACACCGAAGGCGCCGGCTATTCCACGCTGTTCGGTGGCGAACATTTCACCGAATTCGAGGATCACCCGCGACGCCTGATTACGCGAACGCTGGGCGGCAAGCCGATCACCTCGACCGCTGCTGGTGCGTATCAATTCCTGTCGCGCACCTGGGACGAATGCAAGAAAGCCCTCGGCCTTCCCGACTTCAGCCCGCCGAGTCAGGATCGCGCCGCGCTCTACCTGATCGAGCGCCGCCGCGCATTGCCCGCCGTGCTTGAGGGCGACTGGCCGACCGCACTGGAACGCTGCAACCGAGAATGGGCCTCGCTGCCCGGCAGTCCCTACGGCCAGCCGACGAAAAGCATGGCCGGCTGCCTTGCCTTTCTCGATCGGCTGACGAAGGAGGGCGGCCAGAGTGCCGCACCCTTTCAAGAAAACCCAGGCCCAACCCAAACACAACCAGGAGCAACCAACATGGCGCCCTTCGTTCTGGCAGCGATTCCAAGCCTTATTCAGGCCGCACCCGCGCTGATCCGCCTTTTCGGGCATGGCGAACAGGCCGAGAAAAACGCCAAAGCCGCCGAGATCGCCGTCGAGATCGCCAAGGCGGTGACGGACCAGCCCACGGCGGAAGGCGCTGTCGCCGCCATCCAGTCCGACCCCCGAACTGGCCAGCCACTACGCCAGCGCCATCGAAGCGCGGTGGTACGCTCACCGGCGAGTCCGGTGGCGGCGGGATCGAGGGCGCGCGGAAAGCCGATGTCGCACTCCAGGCCGCCGGCGCCAGCGTATTCAAGTCGCCCGCCTTCATCATCTCGGCCAGCATGTTACCGCTGGTCT
Proteins encoded in this window:
- a CDS encoding glycoside hydrolase family 104 protein; the protein is MIRYTEGAGYSTLFGGEHFTEFEDHPRRLITRTLGGKPITSTAAGAYQFLSRTWDECKKALGLPDFSPPSQDRAALYLIERRRALPAVLEGDWPTALERCNREWASLPGSPYGQPTKSMAGCLAFLDRLTKEGGQSAAPFQENPGPTQTQPGATNMAPFVLAAIPSLIQAAPALIRLFGHGEQAEKNAKAAEIAVEIAKAVTDQPTAEGAVAAIQSDPRTGQPLRQRHRSAVVRSPASPVAAGSRARGKPMSHSRPPAPAYSSRPPSSSRPACYRWSIWSSVPSSSDRTGRWKSRRWWCRRSSAWCLARCPAITSEPASPVSAKPT